The segment gtggttttcattcgcgaacttacctttttcgaacaacctaaaacacctctcgtttggaaggtaatgtagatggaattggtcacacaaacttctaggaacctgaaaagttaattcacaagaagatcgaacaggtgggttagtaaaaataatcctcacttgctctattattttctcactcgattctttttcttttgaataaTTCGTTTCtattgtttcaatttctttttcatcttctttttcactctcaaatttcttttcgctctatttttcaatctcattttctttttcattttctttttgcttttcaaaggctttttcaaattctctcaagattcgctcattttctctcttacttgtctcttgcctctcttttctttttattttgttttctttttcttcttttgctttttcttttcttttctttgttttctctttacaagaatgtacaaaagaacgatgagaatacaaatcttgttcgaaagatgaagaactatttgcgtatgattcacaatcaaaacttcgtgaagaatactcctTGAATGATTTCTTTGAAAATATactaggagtatgtctttctctccgaacgccatcttggaacgaatcaaaatcgtaatcggtttctcgtcttctcgaattttttgatgaaaaggactttcgatcgaagtcacttctcgaattcgctgctgaatatgagtcatagtataAATCTCTTTGTCTTGAAGTAGATGGCAAAAAGGAATCATGATTGGAACTTTTTTTCGggtagtagtcgggggtatatctccgtggggttcttggttccattttacgacttgaagaaaatcaatcactttggtctcgtttagttgccattcttcgcatttcttgaaccaagtattagtattccgattcggtgaactcttcacgtgacatgatttttgttgctaaaaagaaaatgttagatcacaaaacaaaataaataaaaattaagtacctcaccacaaacctcacaatttcgctcggaaagaagaaggaaaaaaaaaggtgtcactcccgcttgtgtttacactcgttttgcgtttacctccactcgaatgatctcactcgctcaTGCCTTTTTCCGCTCCTTTCTCCTCTTATAACCTTGTAACAGACTTAATATGATTTGATCTCTAGTATTGTGGATCGGTTTCAAATAGTTTTATAAAGGATAGCAAATGAGGGATTACGGGTTGGCTGAAAGAAAAAAAGGAATTGGGTAAAAAAGTGTGGCGTGGATGAGATTAGAATAGAAGATGAATCGGGAACGATATCAAACCAAGGGCTTTGACATTCGAACAGCAATCGAATTGCATAAAACACcttttttttcagattttttttcgaatttttttgaatttttttcaattttttttaaaacttgtataactttttttttgttgtactatattgacaaactaaatacaataaaaacacttttgtacacgatttttttttcttcggctgcgtagatttttgtttttatagtaacAATAACAAAGTAatcgaaatgagaaaacttcggtaaacgatttttttctatactctttttttttctgaacctacctcgggaatgctccgcttcgaacgtctaagcttctcgttttaggtagctctgataccaaatgatacgaacctcctcggggagagtcgagtcgtatactgagttgcccgatcgtctacgagaaagtatcgttcaattcacttttgaaatgaagttgatgggaaaataggacggaagttatgtataatggttctatgatggtttatggataagaataatatgtataggttaggttaaattggaagggaaagtgaaagaagttaatagatgatggatatggaagaaaagggttcttaaaagcaagcacaaaccaatattagaaaatatcgacccaaatgcttataggctttcaaggtagaggatgaaagtgataaacctcgacccgctacttagcaaattaggaacctcggtataagggtgaacgaaacagggttgacgccactactatatagataagtcaacaaagtctcaaacaaagtttagagaagaaaattctcacaagattaaattcaataaaaaattggCAAAAAGTCCCTACAACTtgaaatatgctaagtatttataGCATTACATAAAGCTAGCCGAATGGAAAAATTAACAAGACTTAAGAGTTAAGCAATCGTCTTGAATAGGCTAGAATGATCTAGAATAAATTCACTAAATGTGCTTGTCTAAATTCGGTTGATTGTATCTTCAATGGACAGCTTCTTGATGAAGGAAAAATCAATGAATGAACTTGGATGCAAGAAGCTTAATGGCCTTGTCTAGATTCGGCTATGGCTTGAATGAATCTTCTAACAAGTGTTTCTTGGCCGAATAGTCACTTAGGGAAGCCAAAACAATCAACACAATTCATGTAACTAGTCATACATGTTCGTTGTAACTAGCTGTTCATGCACCGTCCATTAGCCTTCCTTCATGTATTTGACTTggaaattaattcattagctaccccttggccgaataggtgcttGGAAGACCATTGGTCAGCACACCATGCATTGTAGGAAGTCACGCATGAATCCTCCATTGCTTTGAATCCGATCGTGCATGAATCTCCCCATACATTGAACAAAACCGTGCATGCACCTACATGAATGAAAAATAATTCATTAAATCCCATGTGAACAACTTAAATTCGGCCAAATGTGAACAAACATTCCACACATTAATTCGGttattacataattaaaacatgtaatatgaaacataacttaaataacaatttaactAATTAGgacaaattaaattgaaattaaatagcttattaattCAACTAGCTCAAACTAAATGAAAAACATTTTAATGAACTTATATGAGCTAGGTTTTTGGTAATtgagctgtagcaaactaattagtataaaactaaaacttagtttaatttattgaaataaagaacgAGCTGAAAGTAAGGTcggttgagctcaaacgagctgaaatgagctcaaatgagctgaattgagctggacggagctcgtggagctagaaacaagctgggatcagcttgccaacatgtcaatacTCGGCCTGACAGACTTGTTCAATAAGGTTCGCGGGGCATGCTCGTATCAGATTCGCTTGTCCAAACTAGCCTAAGTCAGCCTTTACACCAAAAaatgaggattccttaagaatTTCTCTAAGGCACCAATTTGTATAGCAGAAGCGATTGTGCCAAAAGAAGCTACAAATAAACAAAAGAAAGCCAAAGAAAGAATTTACagaaggtgtttgagtaaattccCAGGAATTCTATTACTCTTAAGAATTCAACATACAATGGATGAGTTATAgatgagggggaggctctctatttatagttgaactgcCCTAAAATCGACGGTTAAGATACATTTACATCGACGGACCAGATTAACGATATCCCATGATTTAAGGGATTTTCAAGATATGCCTtatcaaatctaatctaatctttACATGATATGATTCCCTCTATCTTAGAAGATTAGTTACCCAAAATAGCCTAAGTTGTCATATCTTCATTATCGGGCCACCCAGGCTTTAATCTTACATGCTTTTCTAACAATTCTTGGAATTGAGCTAGTTCTCGTAGGCTAAATGATCCCTATCTAATCGATCGACCTCCATGGGGCACATCTTGTACCATGGTCACGAGCTTTAAACTTTAGCCtgtgacattctcccccacctaTTCTCGCAACGTCCTCGTTACGACTTCTGAATGAAACTGGCTTAATTTATCTTGGAACTCTCTCGTTGCCTTGGCCTCTTCCCGACTTGCCTTGCAATCTAGTTGTCCCTTTCTTCGGAACCTTTGCCTCGGCTTCCGTTGCCTTTTAACTTGAACCGTTGCACTTGTTGGTACATTTCGTTGGCAAGAAATCTCCACTCTAACTTGCCCTGATTTTGACTTGTTCCCATTGGAATCCCCTCGATTCTCACATCTTGGCTTCTTTCCGCCCACTCCCTCAGCCTTCTTACTTCTGAACTTTGAAAGGGCCCCTACGACCTTGCCAAGCTAACAAGTCAGAATTCAAAACTCTATCAGAGTGTTTACAATGTACCTTACTCACAGCATTTACTCATTTCGACTGCTTTTGTATCGCTTCTTTCCCCTTGAAGTCCAGTGCACAATCCACATTTCCCAAAGGTGGCATCTCCATAGTTGATTCCCCAGGTTTCATATCAGACTCACGTTCCACTAACTTTTCTGAAGGGGCTTTTGTAGCATTCCATTCTATCGAGTTAATGTTTTTCCCATACAAAACATTTTTGACTAGTTGGATTGACGACAACACCTTGGTCCCAACCTTCATATCCTGATGCACTGACACAACAATCTTCGATAACGGACCAGTGACAATATGGATTTCATCGGCCAATGGAAACAGAACTGTCTGAATCCTGTCAAGGAAGTTTAAGCCAAGCATATAATTGTAATCATCTAATTGGATTACCTTAAAGTCTTCCTTGCCTTTCCATTCGCCGATTTGTAGCTCTACATTATGAGCTACTCCCACAGTTGGGGCCTCCTCAGAATTTACTGTCTTGATCTTCTCATTCGATTTCCTAATCGACAAACCAAGCTTCTTGGCAGCCTTTTCTGATATGAACAAGTCCGATACTCTCGTATCAATAAGAGCACTCCACTTTTAACCCGCAATGTTGATGTCCACAAACATCAACACTTCTCTACTATTCCTTTTGTTAGGAATAAGCATCATCGAACCAACCCTCGATGTCTTTCCCTCAATAGGCTCTGCCTTTACCTTCGGCTTATCTTTTTTTTGGATAGCCAACATTATCGACCTCTTCAAACGTTTTCACAGTATGTGTGGTTCTTGACAAAGGAAGCATTTTATCCTCTTCCCTTTGTCCCTTGGATTGTTGGATCCCCGCTTCGCATCTCGTGATTCTCATTGCCACTTGTGGTATCAGTTCCTCGCTTCGCATCTCGTGGTTTCTTATTGCCACTTGTGCTATTAATATTGTAGCCATCATCGCTATGTCCCTCTTCATCTTCCTCATGGTTCCCTCACCATTGCCCTTTCCATTGGGCTGAGACGATTCAAACTTGTCTTTCGTTGGACCAAATTCAATAAAAGACTCTGCTTTGGCCATGGCTACAGTAAGTTCGGTGACCCTTCCTTACGCAACTCATGCTTTGCCCACAGCTTTAACCCATCCTTGAACCAATAGAACGCTTTTTTCTCGCTCAAGTCAGAGATTTGAAGCATCAACTCGCTAAATGCCCGAACATACTCTCGAATAGTACCCTGTTGCGTGAGACAATGCAACTTAGCCCGAGCCTCCTTCTCGGTACTGCTTCTTCAACTCTCTTTGGAACTCTTCCCAAGTACCAATTACATTCCCACCATATTTCTCATCTGTGGACTTATGACACCACCACAAGAGAGTCACATCAGTAAAATAGATTGAAGCAGTGTTTACATTAATTGTATCATCCTCGATGCCCATCGCTCGAAAGTATTGCTCCATTTCCAACAAGAAGTTGTCCACGTCTCTTGTGGACCTTGCACCTTTGAACTTCTCCGGTTTGGGAACAACCATTGCTTGTTGCTTCGGCTTTGAAAACAACATCCCATTACTCAAAGCAACTTTGTAAATCGTGAGCTCCCCTTTAAGCTCTTCAATTTTTTTCTTCATGGCTAATACCATTTCCTCGAGATTCTTATCCCTCTCTGCCAGCTTTTCCGTAGTGGAATTGACTAACTCATTCAGCTTTTGCGTATTGGCACCGAGAGAATCCAACACAAAATCTTTGAGTTGCTCTTCTATTGAGTCAAACCCATTTGTGCGTCCCTTGACCAACTCAAGCGTCTCCTTCATATTCCCTATGGACTCCTTGAGATTAACAACCCGATCTTCCAAAATTGTCAGCATGTCCCTCGAGCGGCTTGCTTTTCTAACCCTTCCATGGGTCTGCATTGGCTCATTCTGATCAACAACTTCTTTCGACATCCCAACAATGCCTTCAAACCAATAGCTCGGATACCACTTGTCACGGGGCTAGACTTTTCGTCTCACAATCCGTGCGGCTTTAGGCGATTCGCTCGTCCAAACTAGCCTAAGTCAGCCTTTAGACCCTAAaatgaggattccttaagaattcCTCCAAGGTACCAATTTGTATAGCGGGAGCGATTGTGCCAAAAGAATCTATAAATAAACAAAAGAAAGCCAAAGAAAGAATGCAcacaaggtgtttgagtaaatgcccaagaattctattactcttaagaattcaacatacaatggatgagttacaaatgagggggaggctctctatttatagttgaactccCCCAAAATCAACGGTCAAGATACATTTACATCGACGGACCAGATTAACGATATCCCATGATTTAAGGGATTTTTAAGATATGCCTtatcaaatctaatctaatctaatctttataagatatgattccctctatcttctaagattagttaCCCAAAATAGCCTAAGTTGTCATATCTTCATTATCGGGTCACCCAGGCTTCAATCTGACATGCTTCTCTAACAATTCTTGGAATCGGGCCAGTTCTCGTAGgctaaatgatccccatctaatcGATCGACCTCCATGAGGTGCATCTTGTGCCATGGTCACGTGCTTTGAACTTTGGCTCGTGAcactaacacacgggcatgtgacttggctgtgtaacacaagtcagagagttacatgggtacagacacgggctgggatacggccgtgtgccctatttcgaatgcccacacggcctgaccacacaggCCTGTGTCCCCTACATggagattttgcgaaaaattctaagtacccagtttagtcccaacttgtttctaatgtatgttctGGGCCTCAGGGactcatataagggactttatgaatAATTTCTGACATGAATGTTAAATATTATGAAATATCTGTACTTAATTTGTAAATTCCAGAAATACTCCGTAATCATATTCTgacgacagatatgggttaagggtgttacaattattgctatttagaaaggtaaaataaaagaatttatttAAGCAAatataattttgtgaaaaattaataattatttatgaaataatcaaaacatataaatagctctaaaaaataaataaacgtaaattttatttttaaaaataattaattgtttaatCTTATAAATTAAGTACGTTTACAGTTTTAAATCAAACTCAACAACGAATTTTAAATCAATCTGATTAGTTGTTAATTTAGGTTAGACtaagaaaataatataataagtttGATATATTGTGTATTGATTCTCCGAAGGAGTTAGAACAATTTTGTACCTTAATTTAAGGAAGATTAGAGATCAAAAAACCCATTCTTTGCTTTGCAGTGAATGGGTAGATGGAGAGCAGCTGCTTCAATCCTCTTGAACCACTTAATCAAAACACCCTTCCCTTCTCCTAAATCCCTTTCACCCAAACCTCTTTCTTCTTCCAACCCACCTCTTCTTTTTCGATTCACGAGACATTTCTCCGCTCTGCCCTCTCCAGTTTCTGTTTATGCCACCGATTTCGATAATGGGTCTCCTGAATTTCCCCATCAAAATCTTGGGTTTGTTTCccaaggagaagaagaagaagagaaacacGGCAAGATACCCGTAAAAGCTTATTTCCTTTGCACCAGGTTTGCTTCCTCCTCATATTCAATATTTCGTATTCGAAGCTTTGGGTGTTTATGGATAGTTCTCAAGAtaataccttttttttttttaaattggatAGTTCAATGTTTCATTGCCCTTGCTTTTTGTACGTTGTGGtatattattttcttttgttgtTGGTAGgttggtgttttttttttctttttctcagaCTTATGGTTTTGGCAGTATCGATTTGAAGAGTATGCAAGCTGAGAATTTAAGCAACATTATACCTCCTTCTTCTCGTTCATCAAATTATATTGCCCTCAGACATTGTGATTTCCCTCCAGATATTACTGTAAGATGTTTTAGCATACTTCAGTTAAACCTGTTCATACGTTGTTATTTTTCCCACTGTTTAGCATTTTTGTTCAATGGAGATTTTGCTTGTAGTCGCTTTGAATTGTTAGATACATTAGTTCCTTAGACTGATCAGTTTTAAGGCTTCCCATGCTCACAACAGTATAGTATTTGGCATGCTCAATTTTGATATATTAGTGTCCAATACTTTATTAACAAAGCTGCATATGTCGTGCTGTTCATTAAGAATGTTATGAGTTGAGTAACATGTTAGGTTTTTGTGGGGAATCTGCCAAGTTCAAAAATAGAGGCTTTTCATATTGTTTGATTAAACAATATCTTTTTTTCCATTGGCTTTAGGGACTTGGAATGAAAAACAAAGCCAGCTGCTTTAGATATATGGTTGTTTTTCAGTACGGATCTGCTGTCTTGTTTAACATTGAGGACCATGAAGTTGAGAGTCACCTTGAAATGGTTCGAAGACATGCTTCTGGATTGCTTACAGAAATGAGGAGAGATGGTAAGttcctttattatttattgtcTTTCCTTTTGTTTCGGGGTACACATAATCTCTCCTATAtatcatgaactaattttctcttTTTTATGTGACCTTTTTGCATTAGATTATACTGTAAAAGAGCAGCCACTGATGACAAGGGATATGCAGGGAGGACCTGACTACATTGTTCTCAAAACTTTGGATACTGATAGTATCCGCATTATTGGAAGTGTTCTTGGTCAAAGCATTGCATTGGATTATTTTGTTTCGCAGGTACTTCAATTAATTTCCATGGAATCATAAATAGTCTAAACATTTAGCTTATTACGAGAAAAGGTGTTCACTTAGATTTTGACAACCATACTGCTGATTCCTAATGATTTCTGGCTTGAAAGCCTGTTATTCTGCATGGTATTTCCTGCAGGGATTGAATATGGTCTCTCTTAATCTCTCTCAGGTAGATGGGATGGTTGAAGGGTTTGCTGATATAAACCGTGCAATGGAAAAGACAGGAACATTCACAATGGATAGGACAGAGCTCATTAAACTCGTTGGAAAAGCCAATTCAAATTTGGCTGATGTAATTCTTAAAGTTGG is part of the Gossypium arboreum isolate Shixiya-1 chromosome 5, ASM2569848v2, whole genome shotgun sequence genome and harbors:
- the LOC108450587 gene encoding protein RETARDED ROOT GROWTH, mitochondrial-like isoform X2, with translation MGRWRAAASILLNHLIKTPFPSPKSLSPKPLSSSNPPLLFRFTRHFSALPSPVSVYATDFDNGSPEFPHQNLGFVSQGEEEEEKHGKIPVKAYFLCTSIDLKSMQAENLSNIIPPSSRSSNYIALRHCDFPPDITGLGMKNKASCFRYMVVFQYGSAVLFNIEDHEVESHLEMVRRHASGLLTEMRRDDYTVKEQPLMTRDMQGGPDYIVLKTLDTDSIRIIGSVLGQSIALDYFVSQVDGMVEGFADINRAMEKTGTFTMDRTELIKLVGKANSNLADVILKVGLFERSEVWSASLICEISLPWLGKHQCLSLPHVTS
- the LOC108450587 gene encoding protein RETARDED ROOT GROWTH, mitochondrial-like isoform X1 — encoded protein: MGRWRAAASILLNHLIKTPFPSPKSLSPKPLSSSNPPLLFRFTRHFSALPSPVSVYATDFDNGSPEFPHQNLGFVSQGEEEEEKHGKIPVKAYFLCTSIDLKSMQAENLSNIIPPSSRSSNYIALRHCDFPPDITGLGMKNKASCFRYMVVFQYGSAVLFNIEDHEVESHLEMVRRHASGLLTEMRRDDYTVKEQPLMTRDMQGGPDYIVLKTLDTDSIRIIGSVLGQSIALDYFVSQVDGMVEGFADINRAMEKTGTFTMDRTELIKLVGKANSNLADVILKVGLFERSEIAWREAKYAQIFEYLREEYEVTQRFGNLDFKLKFVEHNIRFLQEVIQNRRSDLLEWCIIFLLTIENVIAIYEIVRESSGVSL